TTCACAATCGTTCCGAATTCACCGACAAGCAAGTCATCCGTCTCCAGGAAACTCCCGATGCTGTACCAGATGGACAAACTCCGCATACTGTGTCTCTTTGCGTCTATGATGAACTCGTCGACTTGGTCAAGCCTGGCGACCGAGTGATCATTACTGGTATCTTTCGATCAATCCCAGTTCGTGTCAACCCTCGCCAAAGGAGTATCAAATCTTTATACAAGACCTATCTCGATGTCGTTCACGTCAAGCGTACCAACACTGCCCGAATGGGCTTTGACCCTTCTACCCGTGCAGGCGAGGGCAAGCCTCCGGGCGTTGGCGTtggtggtgaggatgacgaagatgagctTCTTGCGCGTCAGGATGTTGACGCTGCGATGGACGAGGATCTTGAGTCGCCTGTCAGGTCAGCCGCTGCGGAGATGGAACAACGTATTATCGAGCTCTCCAACCACCCTGATCTTTACAACATACTTGCCTCATCGTTGGCGCCCTCCATTTACGAACTCGAAGACGTTAAGAAGGGtatccttctccagctttTCGGCGGTACCAACAAGTCCATCGCTCGTGGCGGCGGTGGGGGCGGTCCTCGATACAGAGGTGATATCAACGTGTTGATGGTTGGTGACCCTGGTACCAGTAAATCTCAGATTTTGCAGTATGTGCATAAGATTGCTCCTCGAGGCGTCTACACGTCCGGTAAAGGAAGTTCAGCGGTTGGTTTGACGGCCTATGTGACGAGAGATCCCGACTCGAAGCAGCTCGTTTTGGAAAGGTAAATTTCGTTTGTGGATTGATGAGCTCGAGGCTAATGTCAAATACAGTGGTGCGTTGGTCTTGTCTGACGGTGGTGTTTGCTGTATCGATGAGTTTGACAAGATGAGTGATGCCACTCGAAGTGTCTTGCACGAAGTAATGGTCAGTTTGGGTGTCCTTTGCTTATTCAAAACCAATCTAACTTGAGGGATAGGAACAACAAACTGTCTCTATTGCCAAGGCAGGTATCATTACCACTCTCAACGCCCGTACATCCATTCTCGCCGCCGCGAACCCAATCAACTCTCGATATGACCCAACCCTCCCTATTCCCGCCAACATCGATCTCCCTCCTACATTAATCTCAAGGTTCGATCTGCTGTACTTGGTGTTGGACAAGGTGGATGAGGTGAACGATCGAAAGTTGGCGAAGCATTTGGTGGGGCTGTACTTATCCGACGTGGAGGATCAGCCTGCCGACAATATCATCGTAAGTTTCTTTATTTCGAAGTCGCGGTTGATCTCAGCTAACATGTTGTGCAGCCTCTTGAGACCTTGACGTCCTATATTACATATGCTCGCTCCAAGATTCACCCCGTCCTCACAGAAGGAGCTTCCGAAGCGCTTGTCCAGGCCTATGTCGAGATGCGTAAAGCTGGTATGGATTCTCGTACtcaggagaaaaggattACTGCTACCACCAGGCAGCTGGAAAGTATGATCAGATTGGGCGAAGCGCATGCGAGGATGAGATTAAGTGAcagagttgaggaagaggacattAGAGAGGCTGTTAGGCTGATTAAGAGTGCCTTGCGAGAGAGTGCCGTGCGTTTACTTCTATGTCTATCATCTCTGCATAAAACTGACTATATATTCCCAGACCGATCCCCTCACTGGCCAGATTGATCTTGACCTTATCAACACCGGTGCCGGTCAGACCATGCGTCGTGCCCGAGCCGATCTTAAACGTGAAGTTATTAAACTTGTCGTCGAAAAAGCCCGATCTCAAGGTATTCGCTGGGCCGCAACCATCGACGAGCTCAATAAACAATCCAGTGTTCCCGTGGACCATGCCCAGTTCGCGGAGATTATTAGGGAactggaggaagagagcaTTGTCAAGGTTGTGGgtgaaagggaaagaagagtcaTCAAGAGTCTGGGTGTGTAATAGTTCGGTGAATGGGTTTTTCTTTATTATCTTTCATTTTCCATTATGTGGTGTTTGTTCTTGTTCGTTTGTTTGGTACAATGTTTGCATAAAGCATATCAAAAGCTTGTACTACATTATGGACCTCGATCGCTGTCATCAACTAAAGGGCCTTAAGAAATAATGGATCTTGTCATCTGCATTATCGCATAAGAAATCCCAACCTTGGCCCATGAAAGTCTGTAAAGACTGGCCCATTCATCAGCGCTCAGTTGCTTATTGCAGATATGTCGGGGTCGGACTCGCAAATATCACAGTCAAAAATAAGTCCGACCCAAGTATCCTTTCAGGATTCTCCTTTACGATCGCTTTCAAATCCGTTCCGACAGCCCGCATCACTTAACTTCTTCAGCGAGAAGATTAGTACAAATATGAGACACTGTATTCATAAAGTCGGACCATCACATGTTCATAACCCCAAGTGTCTCCTCTCTATCTTTCAGAATCACCAGAGATCTTTCACGGCTCAACACGCCGTACCGCATATTGGGATAGAACATCTGCAAAACCGAAAACAAACTACGGTTACAGCGACAAATACATTACCGCAATATGCCATTTACGTCCTACGGCTATGTCCCTGAAAGGATATACAACCGTAGACAAACACGGCCTGGCACATCTAGCGATAGCATACCCACCACACCAATCACTCGAAGATCTACGAAGCGGGACGATGACAGTACCGCTCCGTATAGCGACAGAAAACGCCGCCAGCGCCGCCCAACAGAAAGCAACTCTCTCCTATCCGACCAATCGACCTCTGTTCCTATAACTCGTCCTTCAACTTTGGCGTCGTCAGAGGATGTAGGGAAGGACACTGAAAATCTTCGAGACATTGAGGAAACCATGAAAAGTACCAAATTAGATGATGCACCCGAAATTGAGGTCAATGCTGtgccctcttccccaccaACCGATGCTATCAGTGAACTGCCTGCAACGGAGGGTGATGCCTCCCAAGTTCCGACCGAAACGAACCCCACAGAGATGCTTCCATCTATGAATGATATACAAGATGGCCCACCGGCTGAAGAGAGGACCCAACCCGATATTGATTGGGATGCGATTGATCGTGCGGCGGGAACAAGGCCCCAAAGGGGCAAAAAGGAAGCGACAGCGACAAGATCTAGTAGGACGAGGAGTACTAATACGTCGGCGGGAAAGTTTTGGTTATTCGGAGGTATTCCCAAGGCTCCTCCTCGTGGGTGGTCGGAAACGTCTCAATCTAAATTGTCAAAGGCGGGCGGAGTTTCTTCCGCCGAAGGAACAGAGGCGTGGGCGGATGTCAAGACAAAATCAAGGGGCGATCCTCATTTAAATAAACAGGATAAGAAACGTGCTGATACGTTTCCCCTAGACAGAAAGTCTCATACTACGAAAGCATCGAGCAGTGCCAAGGAAAAGTCTAGGCGGGAAACTGTGCCGTTAAAGAGGCGAGAGACGGCACCACCCACCATTTCTACTAGTAGGTCTCGTCCAACAGATACcgtctcttccatcaagCCTTCTTCGAGCCTTGGAAGAACAATATCACTCAGTATCGACGGTCAGACACTCGACGACCTCCTCGGTGGCTCACCCAAGCCAAGACATCGCACAAACAGTGGATTTTGCTTGTTCGCCAAACCTAAAAAAGCAGAGTCTTCCCAATCAAAATCTTGGGTCACCAAAGTCACCATCCCgaatgaagacgatgatcTTCCGCTGTTAAGCTGGATGCAGAAAAGTGGGTTTAGTTGGCCTTCCGAACAGCCAGAGGATTGGGACCCTATCAAAGAAGCGCCAAGGGGCGTTAAATTTGATAAGATGGATAACTCAAAGAGGCTTTCTAGATTGTGGCCTGATGATCGAAATgatttgaagagatgggcTTGGGAAAAGTTCATACATTACCGTCAGGAGTTTGACCAGTTTAGACCTGAAGAAGCAGTGGTGGAGTCTTCAAAGGGACGAGATGATATCTAACCGGCCGCTCCAGAGCCTCCACGTGGGCAATGATATGCTTGATAGCGCTACCGCATTGTTTATTAGTTGAACAAGTCTCGCAACGAACATGCATGTACGTATGTCACACATGTCTTCCGCAGGAGTAGCACGGAgtgcttctcatctcccgcTTTGGAAGTCAACGCGCATTCATGTGGCAATATTCCGTGGCGAGGATTTGGTTCCGTCTGTCTCCCCCAATTTGATCCCGCGCGGATCCAACCAATCTGTGCGTTGCTATTGAATCCTCTCTTATTACATCCACATCCGACCATTGCCCTCCATGTTCTCCCTTCGCCCCCTCTTCAGATCATCACAGCTCACCACGGCAGCCAGGAGGACTCTCCACTACTCTGCTCCTGCCCTCAACGCTTCCACCAGGCCAGACTCCCCCGTCACCCCAGTCCCTACCGTCCAGGATGGTACCGTTCCTACAGAGTACGAGTTGGCCAACGGTCCTCAGGCCGACCTTGTTTCCGGAGCTCCTGGTACGTAATTCATTTCATGTCTGACTTGGGATGGACGGATCGTCTCTTCACGTATCGTCACGTTCGCTGACCATCTCCACTTTCCACATTTCCACACCTACGTAAACCACAGATGAACTCCTCCACCGACCTGTCCGTATCTTCCGTCCCACAAAAAACACTATGCAATCCGCTAAGGGCAAGACCAAGCGATGGATGATCGACTTTGACGTTTTGCAAGGTGCTGGCCGATGGGAGAACCGACTCATAGGCTGGGCGTCTTCGGCGGATTATGTGCAGGGTACCACTTTGGCGTTTAGGTCCAAGGAGGACGCGATTTACTTTGCTGAGAAGCAAGGATGGCCATACAAGGTTGATGAGCCAAAGAAGATTGAAATTCCTCCCAAGAGCTATGGTGAGTGtcctctctctcattctttttctttttttttggtgaTGGTAGTGGGTTGGGggtgagagaagaatggttTGGGCTGATCGATGATGGTGTAGCAAACAACTATGTCCACGTTCCCGGCAAGCTTAGGATCCACCACACCAAGTAATTTGCTATTTATTGTATTAGATGCATTTCActgcctttttctttatGCGGAACGACGATAGTGAAAGGTGATAAACAGAGACATACGATACCGGTACCACGAGAGCTTTCGAATGTTATTGCTGGGAATATTTATCCTGATCTTTAGATCGAGTACGGACAGTAATTCCTCGGAATGAATATCAGTATGGGATTGCCAGATCTGATGATTTCACTTCTCTAAACACGATGAGGTAACGTAAttatcttttcctcaagtCGCATCTCTCATTATCatgtctttcttcccttctccgcAACGAAACTCCTcccttgacctttttcgCTTTCGCCCCCCAACTTGGGAGCAAAAAATGCTGACCTAGACGCTTTTTATTCCATTCGTATCCATACATACAACGTTTCCTTTGTATACGCCATCTACGAATAAACTAACTGCACTTTACACTGTCCCTCTCTAATTATCCATCCTTGGGTTCGTACCTTGTTCTTGTTACAGATTTAGGCTGGGGCTCCTTGACTCGATTCTTGATTTCTTTTGAGTTCCCGATGTTGTTGAGGGGGTTTTCTATGAGAAACTGAGATCGAcaaggatggtgatgatacCGAGGACAATCTCAATTCCACTAACAACATTGTACCCTCATTCGTCAGCGGTGAGCAACAAGGCGAAAACAAcataaaataaaaaaggtACGCACATTAAGAAAATGACAATAGCCTCCAACCTCTCTCCATGACTCGAATTCacactctccttcaacaactTGAGCATATCCTGCAAGACATCTACACGGGCATTGAGGAGCTCGACGCGTTGGCCGATTTCGAGGTATGATCGGGCGGCGTTGTAGAGCGGTTCCAGATCGGGGAATGTCCAGAAGAATTCCTGGCGGCGGGGAGGGCGGGGGGACGGGAAAGAGgcaggggaaagaaggggttAGTGGGAGCACAAGGAGTGACAAGGGGGAAAGGGGCTTACGGGTGAATCGAGGATAGACCCGACGAGGTTGATGTTGATACGCAGAATGAATAGATTTCCGATCTGCTTCATAATCTCGCTTCTTGGCAACTATACAATCATCACATAGAAaaaacgaagaaagaaaagacctTATCAGTAAGAAGCTCGAGAAAGTGGTAACGACATAGGATAGGGGAAGAGACGCACGCCAATTTTACCAGTCTCGGAAAGACTTTTGGGGATATCTTTCGTTTGCTCGATCGTACCCATGATGAGTTCTTCGAACAATGATATCTTGACGGATTGGGAGAGTGCATGCGAGAGGGAGAGTTTTGTCCTGTCCATCAATTGAAACACGGTGGTTAGTCCAAGCAAGTTATGGAGGAGGTAAAGTGGCATGTGGGACAGGGGAAGAGTGGCGTACATGTAAGAAGAACCTTTACGCAAGGTGATTACATCGTTATATATACTTAAGCAAGTCAGCAAAAAGTCTAGGGGATAAGAGGGTACAGAGAAAAGACATACCGAGAGTAGTCGGCATAGTAGAAATTGAGGTCCTCCATCTCGACGTCTTCTGCTGATAATCTCTCAATCTCGAACCTCTTTctgtttccttttcatcagCTTGCGCGTTCCAGATGATTGATTAAAAAAAACACACATGCTAGCCAGAaactttttctcttccttttccgtCATCCCCCAAAGCACCACACACCCATACTCGAACAAGAAGACGTCCGGgatccactcttcttccagatcatcatcttcttctctctcactATCCGTCATCCCATCCGCGGCGGTATTATCTTTGGTCGTTGTCGACCCAGACGCGGATTTCTTGCGCCCGCTACCGGGTCGTTTGGAGAATCCCGGTCGGCGCTTTAGTTCGTTGGGACTTGGGTTTTGGTTTTGATTTTGGTTTTGGTTAGATGATCGGCTAGGGGAGGTGGCACGTTTATTATGTGCAGCAGCAGTGCCGAATGAATAGTCGTTCCCTAGATTGAGCAAATCGCCTTCTGGTACATGGCCCGCTCCAGAGGCAGGTTTCAGTCTCGGAGAATTCCTATGGGCAGATAGAGACGATATGCCGTGCGGGCCCGGGGTGGGCGGGGGCAGGTAAGGTGTGTGGAGACATTCAGTGTCGAACATGCGTGGGTGGGTGCGGTGGTAGGCTGGACGGGAGGCAAGGTAGGCTTGCATCGCTTGTAGGTTGTATGTGCTACAGTCAGGAAACGAGTTGTTAGGACGTTGAATCTGGGCAGTAAAAGGATACTGGACGCACGCTGCGGTACAGTACGCTGTCACCCGCGGAAGCTTGGCCTTTTCGGACTTGGTGAGACGCTGAGCATCTCGACGAGCTGTACCCTTTGGGATCTGCGAGATGGGCGTGTAGAACTGCGTGTCTGCTGTCAGCAGCATACCATGGCTTACAGCATGCATGACCGTGTGCAAAGCCAGAACGCACCTCGACACCTTCGGATTCGTCATGGTCGGCGACTGTTCGGCCTGTCCCCTCGtcgtcgtcctcctcctcctctggGATTGTGGGCGTCTCCGGCTGTGTGGGGAGGACCTTGAGCTCTGGAACGGGGACATGTCAGTGGGCAATGCATAGGGTCAGCGTGAGACGTACTGCTGCCAAGCTTGGATGTTCTACGGGGCGTGAGCGGGGTACGGTGTGCTGCTGGCTTGGGTGCTCACCTTGTGGGCTGTCTCTGCTCCCGCTTTGGCTGTGCGGGCACCTGCGAGTACGGGAGGGGCAGCGTGTTCGGTCCCTTGGGCGGCATCGtgagggagatgggggGAGATGGTGCGATTACAAAATGCAAACGATCGATTACGCGGGATTTGTAATGGGTGCGGCGGCGAACGTAATGGGCGGTGTTTTTCAATTAGACTTTGCTTCACATTCCACTGTTGCGTTTGCATCTCCATCGCTGCAAAATGAACAAGCACCCCGGGAAGCAGTATCCCCACGCTGCACCGGGCCCCGCTCCCCCGGACAGCCTCCCGcccagcagcagcaccaAAATCCATACGGCCAGACGCCAGAACAGGCTGCAGCACACGCCGCTGCCTGGGCCGCATATTACCAGGCAAGTTCTGCATATCGTCTCGAATTTTATATTGACATGCAGGAATACAGTCGCAAGGCATCACTCAGCAAGCATACGCGGCACCAGCGACGCCTGCGCAGCCTGCAGCGGCAGGTACGCCCACCGTGAACAACCCTTACGCCAACTATGGCTACGGCGCCGGTGCTCAGCACAATAAACCGCAGCCTGTCGCCGGCCCTTCCTATAGACCTCCGCCCAATGCCCAGGCGTATGCGACAGCGGCCACGCAGCCAAGCTTGGGGTATGCCCAGCAACCGGCATACGGTCAGCAACAGTACCAGGCGTATCCAGCTCGGCCTCAACCTGGAGTGAGACCGCCTCATCAAGCGGGCGCGTCACCAGCGACAGCACCAGGCGGACAACAGGCATATGCATGGGGTCAAGCTGCTCAACCTCAAGTTCCCgtacagcagcagcagcagcaacaacaacaacaacaacaacaacctGGTTTCCGTCCTCAGCCACCAGCGGCGCAGCAAGCGTACCCAGCCTATCAACAACAATACTATTCACCAGCGACTCAGCAGCCGTAtacgcctcctcctcagcaaTCGCCTTACCGTCCCAACGCCGCTAATACGAACCCTAGTCCCTCACCCATGCAGCCGCCGGCATCAACGCCTTTCCGACCTCCCGTCCAGCAAAACCGCCCGCCACGTCCACCCATGTCCAACCCTCAAGCCGGCGGTCCTCCTTCCGGTCCCGTtggtggcggcggtggc
This genomic window from Cryptococcus deuterogattii R265 chromosome 12, complete sequence contains:
- a CDS encoding minichromosome maintenance protein 4 (cell division control protein 54), with the translated sequence MSSPNPGRSSSPLHFPTSSVGGTPRASRVQQLSGSGAPAASSSPLHFPTSSPQSSSRAARTPGGFRSEAPSSAAVRRVRDETPLFFPPSGGSTPRRARRGDIHSSFPHSSPSLARRQAQIPADSLSLRASSPGMGTDADGLDTPRVFGSAAPTLSAAAQSQVNAEGDDIDGMVKFIWGTTISLQESMNLFRDFLRGFKPKYRAVYNSEQSKQAEESGGVAPPPMTLYDNLSAERADVPLYETYLNRLRLTGETNLNLDALNLLAYRPTKKLYHQLVNYPQEVIPIMDQVLRDVMIELGHEELEKAQTKFAEGNLSQLELSLITNEIRDVESRVYKVRPFGGENTINMRDLNPGDTDKLVTVKGLVIRATPVIPDMTTAFFRCLVCQHTVQADIDRGRISEPERCPRDVCGSIGTMSLIHNRSEFTDKQVIRLQETPDAVPDGQTPHTVSLCVYDELVDLVKPGDRVIITGIFRSIPVRVNPRQRSIKSLYKTYLDVVHVKRTNTARMGFDPSTRAGEGKPPGVGVGGEDDEDELLARQDVDAAMDEDLESPVRSAAAEMEQRIIELSNHPDLYNILASSLAPSIYELEDVKKGILLQLFGGTNKSIARGGGGGGPRYRGDINVLMVGDPGTSKSQILQYVHKIAPRGVYTSGKGSSAVGLTAYVTRDPDSKQLVLESGALVLSDGGVCCIDEFDKMSDATRSVLHEVMEQQTVSIAKAGIITTLNARTSILAAANPINSRYDPTLPIPANIDLPPTLISRFDLLYLVLDKVDEVNDRKLAKHLVGLYLSDVEDQPADNIIPLETLTSYITYARSKIHPVLTEGASEALVQAYVEMRKAGMDSRTQEKRITATTRQLESMIRLGEAHARMRLSDRVEEEDIREAVRLIKSALRESATDPLTGQIDLDLINTGAGQTMRRARADLKREVIKLVVEKARSQGIRWAATIDELNKQSSVPVDHAQFAEIIRELEEESIVKVVGERERRVIKSLGV
- a CDS encoding NADH dehydrogenase (ubiquinone) Fe-S protein 4, which encodes MFSLRPLFRSSQLTTAARRTLHYSAPALNASTRPDSPVTPVPTVQDGTVPTEYELANGPQADLVSGAPDELLHRPVRIFRPTKNTMQSAKGKTKRWMIDFDVLQGAGRWENRLIGWASSADYVQGTTLAFRSKEDAIYFAEKQGWPYKVDEPKKIEIPPKSYANNYVHVPGKLRIHHTK
- a CDS encoding cytoplasmic protein; protein product: MPPKGPNTLPLPYSQVPAQPKREQRQPTRTSKLGSKLKVLPTQPETPTIPEEEEDDDEGTGRTVADHDESEGVEFYTPISQIPKGTARRDAQRLTKSEKAKLPRVTAYCTAATYNLQAMQAYLASRPAYHRTHPRMFDTECLHTPYLPPPTPGPHGISSLSAHRNSPRLKPASGAGHVPEGDLLNLGNDYSFGTAAAHNKRATSPSRSSNQNQNQNQNPSPNELKRRPGFSKRPGSGRKKSASGSTTTKDNTAADGMTDSEREEDDDLEEEWIPDVFLFEYGCVVLWGMTEKEEKKFLASIKRFEIERLSAEDVEMEDLNFYYADYSRIYNDVITLRKGSSYMYATLPLSHMPLYLLHNLLGLTTVFQLMDRTKLSLSHALSQSVKISLFEELIMGTIEQTKDIPKSLSETGKIGLPRSEIMKQIGNLFILRININLVGSILDSPEFFWTFPDLEPLYNAARSYLEIGQRVELLNARVDVLQDMLKLLKESVNSSHGERLEAIVIFLIGIEIVLGIITILVDLSFS